Proteins encoded in a region of the Enterococcus gilvus ATCC BAA-350 genome:
- a CDS encoding CHAP domain-containing protein, with protein MAIYDKGLNHLKSKINSSIGNYQCYAVAAEFSGIMCGPDLGAGTYYDQLDPVNDELIYSASDIGIAYKWHEFGWSVIMNPQYEDLKVGSILCFERGVQISDSFTTHEEYGHCAVIRGLENGMIQTYEQKGELGEFVAEYDREYMGRETIASMIIPQDFSGEPTDFIHGQAPMDE; from the coding sequence ATGGCTATTTATGATAAAGGGTTAAATCATTTGAAGAGCAAGATTAATTCATCAATCGGTAACTATCAATGCTATGCAGTAGCTGCTGAGTTTAGTGGAATTATGTGTGGGCCTGATTTAGGTGCAGGAACGTATTATGATCAACTCGATCCCGTAAACGATGAGTTGATCTATTCAGCATCAGACATAGGAATTGCCTACAAGTGGCATGAATTTGGTTGGTCAGTAATTATGAATCCGCAGTATGAGGATTTAAAAGTTGGCTCTATTCTTTGTTTTGAAAGAGGCGTTCAGATCAGTGATAGTTTTACTACTCATGAAGAATATGGGCACTGTGCTGTAATCAGGGGACTAGAAAACGGAATGATTCAAACCTATGAACAAAAAGGAGAACTAGGTGAGTTTGTCGCTGAATATGATCGTGAATATATGGGACGCGAAACAATTGCCTCGATGATTATTCCACAAGACTTTAGTGGAGAACCAACAGACTTTATTCATGGCCAAGCGCCAATGGACGAATAG
- a CDS encoding N-acetylmuramoyl-L-alanine amidase has protein sequence MKKKITLLSLLMALFLLPTTGFAYTINNEFNLGPGEGSSIRANPNYIVAHDTANPNATGRNEATFMKRNWANAYTAYIVGDGIVYQVGEPGYVQYGGGSYANSNSPVQIELQATPNPALFKQNYKVYIELIRDSAKRFNIPLTVDSPVGGKGVISHQYISTNWWGDHTDPYGYLASQGVSQAQFAHDVKYGFESNENKPAPTPSKPVDPTTAGSGYSVMNDGKGNHAHVDQWGRIGNTLKARGWHIANYKYQYVFIIDRTTGKELARQKAPGIARPDVNAAYRTTGSVGYDVNFNAKQFSGKSVIIMTRATNDAKGNTSGGFQDFYETRWYHDIK, from the coding sequence ATGAAAAAGAAAATTACTTTATTGAGCCTTTTAATGGCTCTTTTTTTATTGCCGACAACAGGTTTTGCATATACCATCAACAACGAATTTAATTTAGGCCCTGGTGAGGGGAGTTCAATTCGAGCAAATCCAAATTACATTGTCGCCCATGATACGGCAAATCCAAATGCAACAGGTCGTAACGAAGCGACCTTCATGAAACGAAATTGGGCAAATGCCTATACTGCTTATATCGTTGGTGATGGCATTGTTTATCAAGTAGGTGAACCAGGTTATGTGCAGTACGGAGGGGGTTCGTATGCTAATTCCAATTCTCCAGTACAAATCGAATTGCAGGCAACGCCTAATCCTGCACTCTTTAAGCAGAATTATAAGGTTTACATTGAATTAATCCGCGACAGTGCGAAACGGTTCAACATCCCTCTTACTGTAGATAGTCCAGTAGGCGGCAAAGGGGTCATTAGTCACCAATACATTTCTACGAACTGGTGGGGCGACCATACGGACCCATACGGTTACTTAGCAAGTCAAGGTGTGTCTCAAGCGCAATTTGCGCATGATGTGAAGTATGGATTTGAATCAAATGAAAACAAACCTGCACCGACACCAAGTAAACCTGTAGATCCAACTACCGCAGGATCTGGATATTCCGTAATGAATGATGGCAAAGGCAACCATGCTCATGTTGATCAATGGGGGAGAATCGGAAACACCTTGAAGGCTCGTGGTTGGCATATCGCTAATTATAAGTATCAATATGTATTTATTATTGATCGGACCACTGGCAAAGAGTTAGCACGCCAAAAAGCACCTGGAATTGCTAGACCAGATGTAAACGCAGCCTATCGTACAACTGGAAGTGTTGGCTACGATGTGAACTTTAATGCGAAACAGTTTAGTGGCAAGTCAGTAATTATTATGACTCGTGCAACAAATGACGCTAAAGGTAATACTAGTGGAGGTTTCCAAGACTTTTATGAAACGCGCTGGTACCACGATATTAAATAA
- a CDS encoding BppU family phage baseplate upper protein — translation MAKWNVTLSTTEPYNYVGMIQVRQGNKNSETMEAIVTQKGLPVDLSRCKAYLEALLTNGSAIQRAVKIIDAKNGKIQYTFDEYSMQALHRQTANIVFYQGEDVIGTTQDFSYFVVRAVSKTPGEMGSYWQTVEDLIADMVAFLNANKGDFTDWMNARKKEFEEWRKHQQDTFEAWREGQESDYLMWFESIKDILRSIDPGGVMLAELMDARVDLQGVRHESIKDRLIADLEYIYQKIKYQLDLIVYKHIAVGNKVTIEHDSEYQPEVKVTYYQDALGTELGGLDSSGKFGGGTICNVPSQLSFDRKKTHVEMPLYYALNGSFIIYDKHTLLIIEGNKTLQFTMPEANITKAYVNNDKTDFDKVPDKLELLINKDYTVELKKK, via the coding sequence ATGGCTAAATGGAATGTCACGCTAAGTACGACAGAGCCTTATAACTATGTTGGCATGATTCAAGTCCGACAAGGAAACAAGAATTCCGAAACGATGGAAGCCATTGTTACTCAGAAGGGATTACCAGTCGATTTATCACGATGTAAAGCGTATTTAGAAGCTCTCTTAACCAATGGTTCAGCGATTCAGAGAGCTGTAAAAATAATTGATGCAAAAAATGGCAAAATCCAATATACATTTGATGAATATTCAATGCAGGCACTACATCGTCAAACGGCAAATATTGTATTTTACCAAGGTGAAGACGTGATCGGAACCACACAAGATTTCTCCTATTTTGTTGTTCGTGCGGTTAGTAAGACTCCTGGTGAAATGGGTTCTTATTGGCAGACGGTTGAGGACCTAATCGCAGACATGGTGGCCTTTTTGAATGCAAACAAAGGTGATTTTACTGACTGGATGAATGCTCGTAAAAAAGAATTCGAAGAATGGCGAAAGCATCAACAAGATACTTTTGAGGCTTGGCGTGAAGGTCAAGAATCAGATTATCTGATGTGGTTCGAATCAATAAAAGATATTCTTAGATCCATCGATCCAGGCGGTGTGATGTTAGCTGAACTTATGGATGCACGTGTCGATTTGCAAGGAGTTCGTCATGAATCCATCAAAGATAGATTAATTGCAGATTTAGAATATATTTATCAAAAGATAAAGTATCAACTAGATTTGATTGTATATAAACATATTGCAGTCGGAAATAAGGTCACGATTGAACATGATTCTGAGTATCAACCCGAAGTAAAAGTAACTTATTATCAGGATGCGCTAGGGACCGAATTAGGTGGTTTGGATTCTTCTGGTAAATTTGGTGGAGGAACGATCTGTAATGTTCCCTCTCAACTTAGCTTTGATCGAAAGAAAACTCATGTAGAAATGCCGCTTTATTATGCTCTAAATGGATCATTCATTATTTATGATAAGCATACATTGTTGATTATTGAAGGAAATAAAACACTTCAATTTACTATGCCAGAAGCAAATATAACCAAGGCCTATGTAAATAACGACAAAACAGATTTTGATAAAGTACCTGATAAATTAGAGTTACTTATTAACAAAGATTATACAGTAGAGTTAAAAAAGAAATGA
- a CDS encoding CD1375 family protein: protein MYSALAMLYATHVIDGKRKIETVPASILDQVTEIVNDAKKQEETK, encoded by the coding sequence ATGTATTCAGCATTAGCTATGCTTTACGCAACTCACGTAATTGATGGAAAGCGCAAAATTGAAACAGTACCTGCATCAATTTTAGATCAAGTGACTGAAATCGTGAATGATGCAAAAAAGCAAGAAGAAACAAAATAA
- a CDS encoding phage holin family protein, translating into MEKYLNAASIVTGVLGGVVVSWLGGMDAILHALVYLVIVDYLTGLLKAWNLKEISSRIGFIGLIRKVLIFVVIAVAVEVEKVIGSSIPLREIVIMFYLANEGISFLENISVFINFPDQIKDAFLQIRDNHDHKED; encoded by the coding sequence TTGGAAAAATATTTAAATGCAGCATCTATTGTAACAGGGGTGTTGGGTGGTGTTGTCGTTAGTTGGCTTGGAGGGATGGATGCAATTTTGCACGCGTTGGTATATTTGGTAATTGTGGATTACTTAACTGGATTATTAAAAGCATGGAATTTGAAAGAGATCAGCAGCAGAATCGGCTTTATTGGATTGATTCGCAAGGTGTTGATCTTTGTAGTTATTGCAGTAGCGGTGGAAGTAGAAAAAGTGATCGGTAGTTCAATCCCGCTTCGCGAAATTGTTATCATGTTCTATTTGGCGAATGAAGGCATTAGCTTCTTAGAAAACATTTCAGTGTTCATTAATTTTCCAGATCAAATTAAAGATGCTTTTTTACAAATTCGGGATAATCACGATCATAAGGAGGACTAA
- a CDS encoding LysM peptidoglycan-binding domain-containing protein, whose translation MYFFLLFMFDSYFSLSSDTIFITINTHKKEGETLKKIVGILSLLLLTVIVTACGNNVTTKDLKAHDWQMDMEENKEDINFKVSFSDHVMTWAPDMSTMKSEASDEWEKMGEDLGKQIAGEIKYKVEYELKGKTIHLKEADLKLDDDYTIQRDGKDIVLTPDKKDAKKLVLIPYSNKTSKTKSSSTKPTSEKKKSVDLNRVIDKFKKDGLEVNEPRKMTKDDYGMAPLKAKEGLVFGVQMGSDGEYQNARIFSFESESDLKDTQSYYDDLGKASSATFSYTAADKDKLVLMQFNGDLPIEVVDKYVNNADLTLTPVSFDTDSSDSQDMQDESINSSSVETEPEQQLTPQQQPAQQQSEQPSQQADTQQATPSEDSQSEANAQYGTAQAGEGPRQIAGRYGMSVDEFLEMNGMNQDNFYFNPGQEVRVK comes from the coding sequence ATGTATTTCTTTTTATTATTTATGTTTGATTCCTATTTTTCTCTAAGTAGTGATACAATATTTATAACAATAAATACTCATAAGAAAGAAGGGGAAACTTTGAAAAAGATTGTTGGTATTTTATCACTATTACTACTAACCGTAATAGTTACAGCGTGTGGAAACAATGTTACAACTAAAGATTTGAAAGCGCATGATTGGCAAATGGATATGGAAGAAAATAAAGAAGATATAAATTTTAAGGTGTCCTTTAGCGATCATGTAATGACATGGGCCCCAGACATGTCTACTATGAAAAGTGAAGCATCTGATGAATGGGAAAAGATGGGAGAAGATTTAGGAAAGCAAATAGCTGGAGAAATAAAATATAAAGTCGAGTACGAGTTGAAAGGAAAAACAATCCATCTTAAAGAAGCTGATTTAAAATTGGATGATGATTATACTATCCAGAGAGACGGTAAGGATATTGTACTTACTCCGGATAAAAAAGATGCGAAAAAATTAGTTTTAATTCCTTATTCAAATAAAACTTCTAAGACAAAATCATCCAGCACAAAACCAACGTCTGAAAAGAAAAAGTCTGTAGACTTGAATCGTGTCATTGATAAGTTTAAAAAAGACGGACTAGAAGTAAATGAACCAAGAAAAATGACTAAAGATGATTACGGAATGGCTCCTCTGAAAGCAAAAGAAGGATTAGTATTCGGTGTGCAGATGGGTTCTGATGGGGAATATCAAAATGCTAGGATTTTTTCATTTGAATCAGAAAGCGATCTTAAGGATACGCAGAGTTATTACGATGACCTTGGAAAGGCATCCTCAGCCACCTTTTCTTATACAGCTGCTGATAAAGACAAGCTAGTTTTGATGCAGTTTAATGGAGATTTGCCTATAGAGGTTGTAGATAAATATGTAAATAATGCGGATCTTACTTTAACACCAGTAAGTTTCGATACAGATTCTTCAGATTCTCAAGATATGCAAGATGAGAGCATAAACAGTTCTTCTGTTGAGACGGAACCCGAGCAGCAACTGACGCCTCAACAACAGCCGGCTCAGCAACAATCAGAACAACCAAGCCAGCAAGCAGATACTCAACAGGCAACACCTAGTGAAGATTCACAAAGCGAAGCAAATGCTCAGTACGGAACAGCTCAAGCTGGCGAAGGACCTCGTCAGATTGCCGGGCGATATGGTATGAGTGTTGATGAATTTTTAGAAATGAATGGCATGAACCAAGATAATTTTTACTTTAACCCTGGACAAGAAGTCAGAGTCAAATAA